A DNA window from Thermosynechococcaceae cyanobacterium Okahandja contains the following coding sequences:
- the accD gene encoding acetyl-CoA carboxylase, carboxyltransferase subunit beta, whose amino-acid sequence MSLFDWFANRRKEPALTPMQQEREIADGLWTKCEACGVMIYSKDLHSHQLVCPECGHHHRVSSHERIQQLIDAQTWRPLDEQLVSCDPLQFKDRKPYSDRLREYQEKTGLKDAVQTGLGQLNGLPVALGVMDFAFMGGSMGSVVGEKITRLIERATWEHIPLVLVCASGGARMQEGMLSLVQMAKTAAALERHRAAGLLYIPVLTHPTAGGVTASFAMLGDIILAEPKATIAFAGRRVIEQTLREKLPDDFQTAEFVQKCGFVDVIVPRTQLKETLAQLIRLHQPTTPAVPSHLVTTSLPLVGVSEGSSAL is encoded by the coding sequence ATGTCTTTATTTGACTGGTTTGCCAATCGCCGTAAAGAACCTGCCCTCACGCCCATGCAACAGGAACGGGAGATTGCCGATGGCCTCTGGACCAAGTGCGAAGCCTGTGGTGTCATGATCTACAGCAAGGACCTCCATAGCCATCAGTTAGTTTGTCCGGAGTGCGGCCATCACCACCGCGTCAGTAGCCATGAGCGTATTCAGCAGTTAATTGATGCCCAAACGTGGCGACCCCTCGATGAGCAGTTAGTGAGTTGCGATCCGCTCCAGTTCAAGGATCGTAAACCCTACAGCGATCGCCTGCGGGAATACCAAGAAAAAACGGGGTTAAAGGATGCGGTGCAAACCGGCCTAGGGCAACTTAACGGCCTCCCTGTGGCTCTCGGGGTCATGGACTTTGCCTTTATGGGCGGCAGCATGGGGAGCGTGGTGGGTGAAAAAATTACCCGCCTGATTGAGCGAGCCACGTGGGAGCACATCCCCCTCGTGCTGGTGTGCGCCTCGGGTGGGGCACGGATGCAAGAAGGGATGCTCAGCCTTGTTCAAATGGCGAAAACGGCGGCTGCCCTTGAGCGTCATCGGGCAGCGGGCTTGCTCTACATTCCGGTGCTGACCCATCCAACCGCAGGGGGGGTCACCGCCAGCTTTGCCATGCTCGGGGATATTATCCTTGCTGAGCCTAAAGCCACCATTGCCTTTGCCGGGCGGCGCGTCATTGAACAGACCTTGCGGGAAAAATTACCCGATGACTTCCAAACTGCTGAATTTGTGCAAAAGTGTGGGTTTGTCGATGTCATTGTGCCCCGCACGCAGCTTAAGGAGACCCTTGCACAGCTTATCCGCCTGCATCAACCCACCACACCGGCTGTCCCGTCTCATTTGGTGACTACCTCTCTGCCCTTGGTGGGGGTCTCCGAAGGTTCCTCGGCTCTTTAG
- the rseP gene encoding RIP metalloprotease RseP: MSMVAVAVAIAILGVLIFVHELGHFLAARSQGIHVNRFSIGFGPILWKYQGSETEYALRLIPLGGYVGFPDDDPNGMIPATDPDLLSNRPILDRAIVISAGVIANLLFAYLLFLVQLGVMGVTHTTYYDGVLVPALVPESSLVATKAGIQPGDLILAVDGEPLTASANSLPKLMKAIQHHPNQPLTLEIQRQGSVQQITLTPEVNADGQARIGVQLAPHADVRRERTWNPITLATAAASEFQNVIILTLDGFRELFQHFDQAAQQVSGPVAIVAMGADIARSNAEQLFTFTALISINLAIINILPLPALDGGQLLFLLIEALRGRPLPNRIQEGVMQTGLVLLLGLGMVLMVRDTVNLAGLAWVQQLF; this comes from the coding sequence ATGTCGATGGTTGCAGTGGCGGTGGCGATCGCCATCCTCGGAGTCTTAATTTTCGTGCACGAGTTGGGGCATTTTCTGGCTGCCCGCAGTCAGGGGATTCACGTCAACCGCTTTTCCATCGGCTTTGGCCCCATCCTTTGGAAATACCAAGGTTCAGAAACCGAGTATGCCCTACGGCTTATTCCCTTGGGCGGCTATGTTGGTTTTCCCGACGACGACCCCAATGGTATGATTCCAGCAACCGACCCCGACCTGCTCAGTAATCGACCGATTCTTGACCGCGCCATCGTGATCAGCGCGGGGGTTATTGCCAATCTACTCTTTGCCTACCTCCTATTTCTGGTGCAACTGGGGGTCATGGGGGTCACCCACACCACCTATTACGACGGCGTACTGGTGCCCGCCCTTGTGCCGGAAAGCAGCTTGGTGGCCACCAAAGCAGGCATTCAGCCCGGAGATCTTATCCTCGCAGTCGATGGAGAACCCCTAACCGCTAGCGCCAACAGCCTGCCCAAGCTGATGAAGGCCATTCAGCACCATCCGAACCAACCCTTAACCCTAGAAATTCAGCGCCAAGGTAGCGTTCAACAGATTACCCTCACCCCTGAAGTCAACGCCGATGGCCAAGCCCGCATTGGCGTTCAACTAGCCCCCCATGCCGATGTGCGGCGCGAACGAACGTGGAACCCCATCACCCTTGCCACAGCAGCGGCCAGTGAATTCCAAAACGTGATTATCCTAACGCTTGATGGCTTCCGCGAACTCTTCCAACACTTTGACCAAGCGGCGCAACAAGTCTCTGGACCGGTGGCGATCGTGGCCATGGGAGCCGATATTGCCCGCTCCAATGCCGAACAGTTATTTACCTTCACTGCCCTGATTAGCATTAACTTGGCCATTATTAACATCCTGCCCTTACCCGCCCTAGATGGGGGCCAACTGTTGTTTTTGCTCATTGAAGCCCTGCGCGGTCGTCCCTTACCCAATCGCATTCAGGAAGGGGTAATGCAAACGGGTCTCGTGTTACTGTTGGGGCTGGGCATGGTACTCATGGTCCGCGATACCGTGAACCTCGCCGGCCTCGCTTGGGTGCAACAACTCTTTTAA